In the bacterium genome, one interval contains:
- a CDS encoding amidohydrolase, which yields MFRRVYALAVLCALVCFPALVSAQEAMGELKLLDWKPKSQLVVNETMVLRPKFPVFDVHNHMRRLDMLKTYLAEMDKAGVVRCVSLDGMSKDDFYKKHIEASRAVSAERLLVFFSPNFEGIDDPKWAEREIAKLKDAVRLGARGVKIFKELGLVYRDNSGKLIPVDDPRIDPFWDAVGQLKIPVMIHVSDPKAFFTPVDKYNERYDELGAHPDWAFGDTTKYPSKWEILAQRNRMFAKHPNTIYIGAHMGTLPEELHQVGMWLDAYPNFYVDIDARISELGRQPYTCRKFLIQYQDRVMFGTDTPPNAESYRIYYRFLETWDEYFDPAGGHHLQGRWMIYGVGLPDEVLEKIYHLNADKIFARFQG from the coding sequence ATGTTCAGAAGAGTATACGCGTTGGCCGTCCTTTGCGCGTTGGTCTGCTTCCCCGCCCTTGTGTCGGCCCAGGAGGCGATGGGCGAGCTGAAACTCCTGGACTGGAAGCCCAAGAGCCAGCTCGTGGTCAACGAGACCATGGTCCTGCGGCCCAAGTTCCCGGTGTTCGATGTCCACAACCACATGCGCCGCCTGGACATGCTCAAGACCTACCTGGCGGAGATGGACAAGGCCGGCGTGGTGCGCTGCGTGAGCCTGGACGGGATGAGCAAGGACGATTTCTACAAGAAGCACATCGAGGCCTCCCGGGCCGTCTCGGCCGAGCGTCTCCTCGTTTTCTTCTCCCCGAATTTCGAGGGCATCGACGACCCCAAGTGGGCCGAGCGCGAGATAGCCAAGCTCAAGGACGCCGTGCGCTTGGGCGCGCGCGGGGTGAAGATATTCAAGGAGCTGGGACTGGTCTACCGCGACAACAGCGGCAAGCTCATACCCGTGGATGACCCGCGCATCGACCCGTTCTGGGACGCGGTGGGCCAGCTCAAGATTCCGGTCATGATCCATGTCAGCGACCCCAAGGCCTTTTTCACCCCGGTGGACAAGTATAACGAGCGCTATGACGAGCTGGGCGCCCACCCGGACTGGGCTTTCGGCGACACCACGAAATATCCCTCCAAGTGGGAGATCCTGGCCCAGCGTAACCGGATGTTCGCCAAGCACCCCAACACCATCTACATCGGCGCACACATGGGCACCCTGCCCGAGGAGCTGCACCAGGTGGGGATGTGGCTGGACGCCTACCCGAATTTCTACGTGGACATCGACGCCCGCATCAGCGAGCTGGGCCGTCAGCCCTACACCTGCCGCAAGTTCCTCATCCAGTACCAGGACCGCGTGATGTTCGGCACCGACACCCCGCCCAACGCCGAATCGTACCGCATCTACTACCGTTTCCTGGAGACCTGGGATGAGTATTTCGACCCGGCCGGCGGACACCACCTGCAGGGCCGCTGGATGATCTACGGGGTCGGGCTGCCGGATGAGGTGCTGGAGAAAATCTACCACCTGAACGCGGACAAGATTTTCGCCCGCTTCCAGGGCTGA
- a CDS encoding AGE family epimerase/isomerase, with amino-acid sequence MAGIDKDKYLRLFRTELLENVIPFWLGHSLDRECGGYFNCLGRDGEVYDSTKHMWLQGREVWMFSKLYNNLEKRPEWREAAELGYSFIRRFGVGPEGRAYFSLDRQGRPISIQRKVFSECFYSLALLEFSRLTGDSSIRTEAEAVFARVRAWSADPAALGRPVLAGQRPASALAVPMITLSLAADFAADDSRGTGVWLPLIHECIEGIRRHAKPDQRLVYENMAPDGGALPGSEGNLLNPGHAIETGWFLIEVGRSLGDSAVVAEGVAMIDWMFEKGWDHEHGGLFYFLDARGCSPTQLEWPMKLWWPHCEALYGLLAAWRETGEQRHADSFERLVEYTFARFPDPGHGEWFGYLDREGRVTHTFKGGPYKGCFHVPRCLWLVLRALEQM; translated from the coding sequence ATGGCTGGAATCGACAAAGATAAATACCTGCGGCTGTTCCGGACCGAGCTGCTGGAGAACGTGATCCCGTTCTGGCTCGGGCACAGCCTGGACCGCGAGTGCGGAGGCTATTTCAACTGCCTGGGCCGTGACGGCGAGGTGTACGACAGCACCAAGCACATGTGGCTCCAGGGCCGCGAGGTCTGGATGTTCTCCAAGCTGTACAACAACCTGGAGAAACGCCCGGAATGGCGTGAGGCCGCCGAACTTGGCTACAGCTTCATCCGGCGCTTCGGCGTGGGCCCGGAGGGACGGGCCTATTTCAGCCTCGACCGCCAGGGCCGGCCGATCTCGATCCAGCGCAAGGTTTTCTCGGAGTGTTTCTACAGCCTGGCCCTGCTGGAGTTTTCGCGCCTGACCGGCGACAGCTCGATCCGCACCGAGGCCGAGGCGGTTTTCGCCCGGGTGCGCGCCTGGAGCGCCGACCCCGCGGCCCTGGGCCGTCCGGTGCTGGCCGGGCAGCGTCCCGCCAGCGCCCTGGCCGTGCCGATGATCACCCTGTCGCTGGCCGCGGATTTCGCCGCGGACGACAGCCGCGGGACGGGGGTGTGGCTGCCGCTGATCCACGAGTGCATCGAGGGCATCCGGCGGCACGCGAAACCGGACCAGCGCCTGGTCTACGAGAACATGGCCCCGGATGGCGGCGCGCTGCCCGGCAGCGAGGGCAACCTGCTCAACCCGGGCCACGCAATCGAGACCGGCTGGTTCCTGATCGAGGTGGGGCGCAGCCTGGGCGACAGCGCCGTGGTGGCCGAGGGCGTGGCCATGATAGACTGGATGTTTGAGAAAGGCTGGGACCACGAGCACGGCGGGCTGTTCTATTTCCTGGATGCCCGTGGCTGTTCGCCCACGCAGCTCGAATGGCCGATGAAACTGTGGTGGCCGCACTGCGAGGCGCTCTACGGCCTGCTGGCCGCCTGGCGCGAAACCGGCGAGCAGCGGCACGCCGACTCGTTCGAGCGCCTGGTGGAGTACACCTTTGCCCGCTTCCCCGACCCCGGCCACGGCGAGTGGTTCGGCTACCTGGACCGCGAGGGGCGGGTCACCCACACGTTCAAGGGCGGGCCGTACAAGGGCTGTTTCCACGTGCCGCGCTGCCTCTGGCTGGTGCTGCGGGCCCTGGAACAGATGTAA